Below is a genomic region from Henckelia pumila isolate YLH828 chromosome 3, ASM3356847v2, whole genome shotgun sequence.
TCCCTCGTACTGGCCTACCAATATTATTTCTCAAGGGAATTGTCATTTATCTTTTTCTCAATCAAAATCAACGGCGGACCTAATGAGTGCCAAAGGAACCGTATCTTATCCTCAGGTTCAAGAAAAGACAGAAAACACATGAATTTTATGTTATAACTTTCTAAAATTGATCCAAATTAAAATTATGCATTTTTCATCGTCCGAATCCGAGATCATCAAGTTCCCACCATTCTAACTGTGTCACTGTCTACATTGTCGATTTAAGACAAGGTCGACAATAGAACCAGCCAAAAGTAGACTGAAATTTAATATGTACAAGGTTACATTCTTGTGGATATACATAATAATGTGTGTTATAGACAAACAGGAAATAGTTATCCCACTTGGACTAAATGGAGTTTGCCTCAACTTTCTACCATTACCAGGTGTATATCAAAATCTCTGCACGAGGATTTCCAGATTGGTTCATGAAACATTACGCAAGTAAATGTGTCAAAGAAAAACGACACTTGTATTTATTTACCGAATAGATGACGACTGCTGTGAGGAGCTGGACTCAGGGAGCGAATGCTTTGATCAACTTCTCCTTAGTCAGCTGTTCCGATCCTTGCGATTTGACAACAAATGTGTGAAGAACTTGTTCACTTCCTATCGAAATATTTGCCTCAAGGATGCATGCATTTGCGTCCTTTATAGCTTGAATGAGCCTTGATGCAGGGTGAGCGTTCAATGGGAAGCTCGCTCTCACGATGAGAGAATCACAGTCAGCTTCAATGTCAATGTTCGAAGTCTGTTCTTGGTTATTTGAATTTGATATACACCCATTCACTTCTTTGTCATACTCTATTTCTTTCAACTTCGTCTGAAGTTCAGTTATGTAAGCTACAGCCTCTTTTAGAAGGGATGCCTTGTCTGCTTTAGAAACATCGGGCACTACTGCTCGTAGAGCATCGAAATGCTGGTTTAGCTTTTCTCGTCGCTGTCTTTCCGCCTCTACATGGTTGAGTGGCTCCTCTCTTCCATTTGCAGGTTTTCTACCACGCTTCCGAGGCCTCTTCTCATCCATTATCCCGGTACTATTCGCTTGCTTGCGTAAAATCTCAACATTTGACTGCTCAGACTCAACAACAGGCTGCTTCGAAATTATAGGCCTCGATGTGGCTCCAGTAAAATCAATCTCCATTTGGGCTGGTTTTTCATTCCCAAAATTCCCAGTCCTGAGATCCTCCCTCGTCCCCTGAAATCCATTTCCACTGTTCATAAGCGGCAACCTGTTCCAATTCATGCTAGCATCCCCTGTCTTCTCTTCCACATTCTTTACAACAAATTTTTTGTTGGATTGTGCAGTACATAAATTCAAGTTCTGCCCAAAAATCTTGGAGACTACTCCAGGTCGATTACTTTTCAACGGATTCAAAGTAAGACCACACTCAACTCTTTTGTCAGCAACTTGTTTCGCCTTGAGCAGCGACGAAAAAGAAGAAAACGAAGATGTTATCCCCTTTAAGAGTTCCAAATTCTCAGGGATACATTTCACTGATCCTAGTTCAACCACTCCAATGTCAGTAGGAATCAATATTATAGTCCTTAAACCAGCACATCTCGCAAGGCACGACCTTACACAATATTCCAATGGCGATTTCACAACATCCAACAACCAGATATGTCTACCAGATACATAACACCTCCCCGGACCCCCTTCCCCTCCACGGAAGGAAAAGTACATAGACGCAAGAAAGAACATCTCAATATCAGTAATCTTATCCAATCCAAAGGCATAGCTGTCCTCATCACTTCCCCCAAACAGCTTATGCAGATGTTGGAGAACCTTTTTCCTCATTCTTTGCTGAGAATCATCCTCAAGCCTCATGTTTAGAATTCCAGGAATTTCGGTCTCCTCGCCTTCAAGAGGCTCTCGGCAACAGCCATCCCCCCATCCTAACACCAAATCACCAGACTTGGACCTCGAAAGCTGCCAAAAAATCGCGTAATTCCAACGGAAATTGGCAGAGTTTGGGTGCTCCACAAGATCTGAGAGCTTGTCTTGCAAATTCTCATCTCTCCCAAAAGTCATCAATGAGCATTCAGAAGAAACCGAGTTTGACATCAAGTGATCAAAGGCCTTAATTCCCAGAACCGCCGCAGCCATAGCTTTACTCTCATCAGTCCACTCAACACGTCCCATGCTGAGGTGTTGAGCTGTAATTAATAATTATCCCGAGTAACACTGCAAAATCCAGTCTCTATGGTCAATAGATTTCGAAAAAATACACTCGAAGAACATTTAGAAAACCAAACCGGCTCGATCCCATCTCAAATATacaaattcaaattcttttGCAGAAACCCATCTCAGATCTAAAGACTCCCAAATCTATAGAAGACTGCATAACAAGAAAAGCAAGAAAAGTAAAACAAAAGAATCCCACTAAAAAATGCGAGTTCGGCAAGAAGTAGCGAAATACATGGCCAGCAGAGATTGAAAAAAAACTACTTACCAGTATTCGATATCTTTCCCACGTAAAATACCATCCAATGATTCATGAAATCAACACTTTATTCATCCCCACAACCACATGATACTCAGTTTGAAGCGAAAATCTCATTTTCCTTtgttgttttccttttcagtgtCATTTTCCCTCAATAGTAAACGAGGAAGACAATAATAACATAGAGTGGGTAGGGGGTGGGGATAAAACATTTTCCATTCTTGGTTCCtcacatgaatttttttatattattattattaacccAAAAATAATGGATCCTCTTTGTTAGGTTATGACAAATTCAATAAGAAATATATGACGGTATAATTGATATAAATAtcgattttattcttttatgtttatttaaaatgattatatttttatttgctaTTTCTTGATAAGAATATTATTTTGTCAATCTAAAATTAGACATACAATTTAATGTTATTAGTTAATATAATcatccttgattttatttacaaattgaatatttaatctttaaaaatatcggtttttatttaatcatttacaaaaaaaatttatgagttaattttatgaaattaatatcTTACTGAAATTACTTTTAACTTCAAATATAGACCGAATAATTCTTTTTTGATTAATGAGATTGTCTGATATTATATTTCATGAAATTATTTTAGAATAGTCTGTATCATCATGTATCATCAACATCATCATCACTTTCTTCATGTTTATTATCTCaacttattattattta
It encodes:
- the LOC140891568 gene encoding transcription factor MTB1, which translates into the protein MGRVEWTDESKAMAAAVLGIKAFDHLMSNSVSSECSLMTFGRDENLQDKLSDLVEHPNSANFRWNYAIFWQLSRSKSGDLVLGWGDGCCREPLEGEETEIPGILNMRLEDDSQQRMRKKVLQHLHKLFGGSDEDSYAFGLDKITDIEMFFLASMYFSFRGGEGGPGRCYVSGRHIWLLDVVKSPLEYCVRSCLARCAGLRTIILIPTDIGVVELGSVKCIPENLELLKGITSSFSSFSSLLKAKQVADKRVECGLTLNPLKSNRPGVVSKIFGQNLNLCTAQSNKKFVVKNVEEKTGDASMNWNRLPLMNSGNGFQGTREDLRTGNFGNEKPAQMEIDFTGATSRPIISKQPVVESEQSNVEILRKQANSTGIMDEKRPRKRGRKPANGREEPLNHVEAERQRREKLNQHFDALRAVVPDVSKADKASLLKEAVAYITELQTKLKEIEYDKEVNGCISNSNNQEQTSNIDIEADCDSLIVRASFPLNAHPASRLIQAIKDANACILEANISIGSEQVLHTFVVKSQGSEQLTKEKLIKAFAP